From the genome of Agromyces intestinalis:
GCCATCAGGCGCGCGGCACGCCGGATGCACCAGCGGCGCCCGACTCGCCCGCACCCGGGCCCGCGGCGCGCTCGGGGTTCGGCGTGAACGCCTTGCCGATGCCCTTCAGCGCCTCGGTGAGCTCGCTCGGAATGATCCAGAGCTTGTTCGACTGGCCCTCGGCGATCTGCGGCAGCATCTGCAGGTACTGGTAGCCGAGCAGCTTCGGATCGGGATCGCCCTCGTGGATGGCCTTGAACACCGTGAGGATCGCTTCGGCCTCGCCCTGCGCGCGCAGTACCGCGGCCTTCGCATCGCCCTCGGCTTGGAGGATCGCGGCCTGCCGCTGGCCCTCGGCGGTGAGGATCGCGGACTGCTTCGTACCCTCGGCGGTGAGGATGAGCGCGCGGCGGTCTCGCTCAGCGCGCATCTGCTTCTCCATCGAGTCCTGGATCGAGTGGGGAGGGTCGATCGCCTTCAGCTCGACCCGTGAGACGCGGATGCCCCACTTTCCGGTGGCCTCGTCGAGGACGATGCGCAGCTGCCCGTTGATGTTGTCGCGGCTGGTGAGCGCCTCTTCGAGGTTGAGCCCGCCGACCACGTTTCGCAGCGTGGTGGTGGTGAGCTGCTCGACCGCGCCGAGGTAGTTCGCGATCTCGTAGGTCGCCGCGCGCGCGTCGGTGACCTGGAAATACACCACCGTGTCGATCGAGACCACGAGGTTGTCCTCGGTGATGACCGGCTGCGGCGGGAACGACACGACCTGCTCGCGCATGTCGACGAGCGGGCGCAGCCGGTCGATGAACGGCACCAGCAGGTTGAGGCCCGGGGTGAGCGTCTTGTGGTAGCGGCCGAGTCGCTCGACCACGCCGGCATAGGCCTGCGGGATGATTCGGATCGCCCTCGAGATCACCACGATCACGAAGATGACGATCGCCACGACGACGATCGCGACGATGATGGTGGGCACGTCGATGTTCACTCCGGGGTGCTCCTCTCAACCGGCACGACGACCGCCGTCGCACCGTCGATGCCCGTTACGAGCACCTGTTCGCCGACCGCGACATCCGCCTGCTCGGTGATCGGCGACAACCGCGCCGTCCAGACATCGCCGTTCTGCAGCTTGACCTGACCGCCGATGCTCGTGACCGTGCGCACCACGCGGCCGTCGGCCCCGATGAGCGCATCGACGTTGCTGCGCGCCGGATCGGCGCCGCGGCGCAGCATCCGGAGCAGTGGCGGCCGCAGCAGCAGGATGAGCGCGACCGCGACGACCGCCGCGATGATGAACTGCGCCCACCACGGGATGCCGGTCAGCCCCGAGAGCAGGCCGGCCACACTGCCGAGGGCGAGCATGAGGAACGTCATCTCGAGCGTGAACACCTCGATCGTCGCGAAGGCCAGGATCAGCACCAGCCACACGATCCAGGCGTACTGGGTCAGCACATCCATTCGCTCTCCTTCGAATTCGAACGCGCCCCCGGTTCGAACCTAGCAGGGCCGGGCCCGCGCCGGGAGATTGGTAGTGTCGACCGAGCGGACGACGCGTGCCGCGCATCACCTCAATCGACACCCGGGAGTCGCACCGTGTCCAATCCTCTCGCCGCCGGATCCCTCTCCGGTCGTGTCGCGCTCGTCACCGGGTCCTCCCGCGGAATCGGCGCCGACACCGCCCGCTACCTCGCCGAGGCCGGCGCCGCGGTCGTCGTGAACTACCGCAGCAAGGCACCGCGCGCCGACAAGGTCGTCGCCGAGATCACCGCGGGCGGCGGCCGCGCGATCGCCGTCGGGGCCGACCTGACCGATCCGGCCTCGGTCGCCGAGATGTTCGCTCGCACCGAGTCCGAGTTCGGCCCGATCGACGTGCTCGTGCTGAACGCGTCGGGCGGCATGGAGACCGGCATGGGCGACGACTATGCGATGCGCCTGAACCGCGACGCGCAGGTCAACGTCGTCGAGGGCGCGTTGGGCCACCTGGCCGAGGGTGCGCGCATCGTGTTCGTCACGAGCCACCAGGCCCACTTCATCCGCACCACGCCGACCATGCCCGAGTACGAGCCGGTCGCTCTCTCCAAGCGCGCCGGCGAGGACGCGCTGCGCGCGAAGCTCCCCGAGCTCGACGCCGCAGGCGTCGAGTTCGTCGTGGTGTCGGGCGACATGATCGAGGGCACGATCACCGCGACCCTGCTCGAGCGTGCGAACCCCGGCGCGATCCAGGAGCGCAAGGCCGAGGCCGGCCGGTTGTACAACGTCGCCGAGTTCGCCGCCGAGGTCGCCCTCGCGGCGGTCGAGCCCGTCCCAGCCGACCACACGCGCTATGTCGGCGACGTGTCGGGGTTCACACCCGACTCGCTCGACTGAACAGCGCGTTCGCGTCGAGCGCGGCGCACGCAGACCGCGGGGCCGGCGAGGGGACCTCCCTCGCCGGCCCCGTTCGTCGCGCGCGGTGATCAGGCGGCAGCGGACGCGGCGGGCGGAGCCGCCGGTCGCTTGCCCTTGCCGAAGGTGAACGCGCGGATGATCTGCACGATGCCGAGCACGATCAGCGAGATGCCGGCCAGCCAGAACAGTACGACGGCGCCCCACAGCGGCGAGAACAGCACGATGAGGCCGGCGACGACGCTGAGGATGCCGAAGAAGATCGCCCAGCCGCGCGACGCTGCGTCGCCCGACTGCACGAGCGCGACGACGCCCTCGACGATCCACACGATGCCGATGAAGACGCCGAGGAAGATGCCGATGATGACGGCCGAGCTCGTGGCGTTGAACACCACGATGAACCCGGCGATGAGGAAGAGGAGCCCGACGATGATGTCGAGCGCTCTGGAGCCGCCCGAGATCCCCCTCGAGAAGATGCCGAGGCCGAGGTACGCGATGCCCGCGACGAGGAAGTAGATCCCGAGGATCACGGTGAGCACGACGATCGAGTTCTTCGGCCAGAACGTGATCAGGATGCCGATGATGAGCGCGACCACCCCGGCGATGCCGAGCGTGGCGCGGATGGTGTTGACGGTCGACTTCGAGAGATCCTCGCCGTCGAGTGAGAACGCGGCGAAGAACGAATCGGACTGCGGACTGGACATGAGGGCCCCCTTCATGGCGCGACGTACTGCAAGCACGGTCAGGCTATGCCTCGCCGGCGACTGGGAGTCGGATGTGAACGCGCGAGTCGGAATGCGACCTCCGGGGTCGCCGTGCATGCCGGAACCGGACCTCGGGGCTGTTTCGGGGCGGGAATAGCATGGCGGGCATGCGCTCGATCGCGGCCGCCGGCGCGGCGGCTCTCGTCACGGCATCATGCGTGCTGCTCTCGGCGTGTTCGACGGGCGGCGTCCTGCCCGAGGCATCCGATCGTCCGACGGCGACCCCGACCGCCGAGCCGTGGGACCCGGGCGCGGTGCCCGATCCGGGCGGCGCGATCGAGGTGCTTCCCGCGCAGCGCGGCGACTGCCCGGTCGATCCGGCGGCGACCGATCTGATCACCTTCGTGGTCGCATCGGGCGACGACACAAGGCCGGTGCGCGTGACCTACCCCGTTTCGCGCGCCGACGGCACCCTCTTCGTGCGCCGGATGACCCAGCCCGGCCCGGTGCTCACGGCGGTCCTCGCCGAATGCTCCGACGCCGGACCGGCCCGGCGAAGCTACCGTGCGACCGCCGAGTTCGGCCCGCTCTCGTGCGCGAGGTTCGTCGGCGGCAGGCTCGTCGCCTCCGACGAGGATGCGGGCGACGCGGACGGCGCGCGGGTCGACTGCACCGGGGACTAGCGGGCTCGCGAGCAAATGGCGCCGCGGTCGCGCTCACCCCACGAGTTCGGACGGCACGACCTCGACGCCCGTTGAGCGGTCGTAGCGCTCGCGTGAGACCGCGATCTCGTCTTGATGCGCTTCGGTCCACACGACGAGCGACTGCACCGTGGCGTGCAGCGAACGGCCCATCGGCGTGAGCTCGTAGTCGACCCGGGGCGGAACGACGGGGTAGACGGTGCGACGCACCATGCCGTCGCGCTCGAGCTGGCGGAGCGTGACCGTGAGCATGCGCTGGCTGACGCCGTCGATCATGCGCTTGAGCTCGGTGAACCGCATCGTGCGGTCGTCGAGCAGGGCGATGACGAGCAGTGACCACTTGTCGGCGATCCGGTCGAGGATCTGGCGCACCTCGCAGTCTTCCCGTGCGTCCCACTGGAACGCGCTGCAGTCGTCGTCGCACACGGTTCCCGCGGGGGTACCGAGTGACTTCGAAGTGCCGTCTTCCGCCATGCCTACATAGTCACTCAAGATGTGCTCAGGCACAAGAAGTAACCGAATGATCGGAGTGACCGTGACCACAGGAACCCGTTCCGAGCCGGCGGTGACGGCGGTCGGCGGCTCGCCCGCACCTCCTGCCGAATCCCGCTTCGGCGGGCGCGCGCTCGGCCTGCTCGCGGTGCTGTGCGGCGCGGCCTTCCTCGAGGGCGTCGACATCGCGATGTTCAGCGTGGCGCTGCCCGTGATCCGTGCCGAGCTGGGTCTCGCCACCGGCGAACTGCAGTGGGTGGTGAGCGCGTACATCCTGGGGTACGGGGGATTCATGCTGCTCGGCGGGCGCGCGGCCGACCTGCTCGGGCGTCGTCGGGTGTTCCTCGTGGCCATGGCGGTGTTCCTCGCATTCTCGGGGCTCGGCGGCATGGCGACCGAATCCTGGATGCTGCTCACCGCGCGTGCCGTCACCGGCATCGCCGCCGCGTTCATGATGCCGGCCGGGCTCTCGATCATCACGACGAGCTTCGAGGAGGGCCACGCACGCACGCGGGCCCTGCTGATCTACGCCGGGATCGGCGCGGCGGGCTTCTCGATCGGCCTGGTCGCGGGAGGTCTTCTGACCATGCTCGGCTGGCGCTGGGTGTTCTTCGCGCCCGTGCTCGTGACGGCCGTGCTGCTGGCACTCGCGATCCCGCTCGTGCCCCGCGAACCTGCGCCTGCCGACGGTGGGCGAGGTGGACGCCGTCGCGTCGACGTCGCCGGCGCGGTCACGATCACGGCCGCCTTCCTGCTGCTCATCACCGCGGTCGAGCAGTCGACGCACGCGTCGCCAGTCGTCACCACCGTCATCGCCGCGGCGAGCGTCGGGCTCTTCGCCGCATTCGTCGCCATCGAACGGCGCGCGCCCGAGCCGCTCATCCCGCTCGGGTTCCTTCGCCGAACGCCCCTGCTGCGGGCGTACCTCGCGGCCGCCTCCCTCGCGGCCGGATTCATCGGGTTCCAGTTCATCGTGGTGCTGTACCTGCAGGAGTTCCGCGGCTGGAGCGCGCTCGAGACCTCCGTCGCCCTGCTCGTGCTCGGCATCGACGCGGTGCTGGCACCCACCCTGACTCCGCGGCTCGTGGCGCGGTTCGGCCTGTGGCCGGTCATCCTCGGCGGGCTCGTCGCGGCGGCGGCGTCGTTCCTGCTGTTCGTCCCGGTCGGTCCCGACTGGACGTACGCGGCGATGTTCCCGAGCTTCCTCGCGCTCGGGCTGGCATTCACCTTCGCCTACGGTCCACTCACCGTGGCGGCGACCGCGCGTGTCGACGACGCCGACCAGGGGCTCAGCGGCGGACTGCTCTACACCGCCTTCCAGTTCGGCGCCGCCATCGGCCTCGCCGCGACGAGTGCGGTGCTGATGGCCGTCGAGGGCCGCGGCGCCGTCGAGGCGAGTCGGATCGCGCTCGTGGTTCCGATCGCCGCCTCGGTGATCGGGATCGGGGTGGGCGTGGTCGCGGTCGGCCGGCGCGCACGTGCACGCGGCTGATGGTGCGTGCGCGAGCGATCAGACCGGTCGGTCCAGTCGGGCGAGCAGGCTTGCGGCCGCTCGTGCGGCGGCGGCCGCGGCATCCGGTCGATCGGCACGTTGGGCGCGCACGATGGCGCCCTCGACGATGAGCGAGACCTGGTCGGCGACCTCGTCGGATGCCTCGAGGCCGACGTGCTCCAGGTACGCGAGCAGTGCGCGCCGCAGCGCCTCGTCGTGGCGGTGCACGACCTCGACCGCGGTTCGGGGGAGCGAGGCATCCGCCATCGCGTTCGTGAACGGCGACCCGCGGAAGTCGTCGCGCGCGAACCACTCGCCCAACGCGTCGGCGAGCCGGACCAAGCTGCGACCGCGTTCGGTCGTGAGTGCGTCGACGCGGCGCACGAACCAACGCGTCCATTCCTCGTGGCGGCGCCGCAGCACCGCGACGATGAGGTCGTCCTTCGACGGATACGCGCGGTAGAACGACGCCTTCGCGACCTTCGACTCGCTGATCACGCGGTCGATGCCGACACGGAACCCCTCGTCGTAGAACAATCGGTTCGCCGTGTCGAGGATGCGCACGGCAGGGGAGGGACGCGCGGGGGAGGATGCCACCGCGTCAGTGTGACAGACTGGTCTGTCTACCGGCAATTCGAGGCAGACGAGGGGGTTCGTCGCTGGACATCCTCCCGTCCGGGTGGAAGCATCGCCGGGGTGGGGAGCCCTGACGAAGCGCAGCGCCTGCGCGATCTCGCGCTGCTGCGACGCGTGCGCGATCGGATGGATCGCGAATACGCGAAACCGCTCGACGTCGATGCGCTCGCCCGCGGTGTGAATATGTCGGCCGGGCACCTGAGCCGCGAGTTCAAGCGTGCGTACGGCGAGTCGCCCTACAGCTACCTGATGACCCGGCGCATCGAGCGCGCGATGGCGCTGCTGCGGCGCGGCGACCTCACCGTCACCGAGGTGTGCTTCGAGGTCGGTTGCTCGTCGCTGGGCACCTTCAGCACCCGGTTCACTGAGCTCGTCGGCGTGCCGCCGAGTGTCTTTCGCACCCAGCCCGACGGCATCTTCGAGGGCGTGCCGTCGGTGCTCGCCAAGCGCGCCGCCAGACCGGTCAGGAATCGAGAAGCACCGACCTCGGCACGCAAGTAGCTTGGCGATATGGACATCACGATTCAGTACACCTTCCTGCCGCACACCGACCCCGAGGCATCCCTCGCGTTCTACCGCGACACGCTCGGATTCGAGGTGCGCAACGACGTCGGCTACGAGGACATGCGGTGGATCACCGTAGGCCCGGCCGGCCAGCCCGACACCTCGATCGTGCTCACCCCGCCGACCCCCGACCCGGGCACCACCGACGACGAGCGCCGCACCGTCGCCGAGATGATGGCGAAGGGCACGTATGCGTCGATCGTGCTCGCGACGACCGACGTCGACGGCGCGTTCGACCGGGTCGCCGCCACGGGTGCCGAGGTCGCCCAGGAGCCGATCGACCAGCCGTACGGGGTGCGGGACTGCGCGTTCCGCGACCCGGCGGGCAACATGGTCCGCATCCAGCAGCCGCGCTGAGCGGCATCCGACGCTGTTCCACCCCACCGCCCGACCCGACGATGGAGACCGCATGACCGACGCACCCGCCACCGACGCACCCGCAACCGACCACCCCGCCGACACGCACGACCTGATCCGGGTGCAGGGCGCCCGCGAGAACAACCTGAAGGATGTCTCGGTCGAGATCCCGAAGCGCCGGCTGACCGTGTTCACCGGCGTGTCGGGCTCGGGCAAGAGCTCGCTCGTCTTCGACACGATCGCCGCCGAATCGCGGCGGCTGATCGACGAGACCTACAGCGCGTTCGTGCAGGGGTTCATGCCGTCGGTGCCGCGGCCCGACGTCGACGTGCTCGAGGGGCTGACTACCGCGATCCTCGTCGACCAGGAGCGCATGGGGGCGAACCCGCGCTCGACCGTCGGCACGGTGACCGACGCGAACGCGATGCTGCGCATCCTGTTCAGCCGCCTGGGCGAGCCGTACATCGGCGGGCCCACCGCGTTCTCGTTCAACATCCCGACGCAGAAAGCCAGCGGCGTCATGATCGGCCCGAGCGGCGAGAAGAAGATCGTGCAGAACGCGATCTACCTCGGCGGCATGTGCCCGCGGTGCGAGGGTCGCGGCACGGTGTCCGACCTCGACCTCTCGCAGATCGTCGACGAGTCGAAGTCGCTCGACGAGGGCGCGATCATGGTGCCGGGCTACACGGCCGACGGCTGGATGGTGAAGGGCTTCTCGCAGTCGGGGTTCTATCCTGCCGACAAGCCGATCGCGGCGTTCACCGAGAAGCAGCGGCAGCTCTTCCTCTACGGCGAGGTGACGAAGGTCAAGATCTCGGGCATCAACATGACGTACGAGGGGCTCATCCCGAAGATCACGAAGTCGATGCTCTCGAAAGATCTGGACGCACTGCAGCCGCACATCCGCGCGTTCGTCGAGCGGGTGGCGACCTTCGCGACCTGCCCCGAGTGCGACGGCACCCGGCTGACCGAGGGCGCCCGCTCGTCGAAGATCGACGGCATCAGCATCGCCGACGCCTGTCGCATGCAGGTCACCGACCTCGCCGAGTGGGTGCGCAGTCTCGACCGCCCCGAGGCCGGGCCGCTGCTCACCGCGCTCGGCGACAACCTCGACGCGTTCGTCACGCTCGGGCTGGGATACCTCTCGCTCGAGCGGCCGTCGGGCACGCTCTCGGGCGGCGAGGCGCAGCGCATCAAGATGCTGCGTCACCTCGGGTCATCGCTGACGGATGTCACGTACGTCTTCGACGAGCCCACGATCGGTCTGCACCCGCACGACATCCAGCGCATGAACGAGCTGCTGCTGCGCTTGCGCGACAAGGGCAACACGGTGCTCGTCGTCGAGCACAAGCCCGAGATGATCGCCATCGCCGACCACGTCGTCGACCTCGGCCCCGGCGCGGGCGGCGACGGCGGCGAGATCACGTACGAGGGCGACATCGCCGGGCTCAGGGCGAGCGGCACCCTCACCGGGCGGCACCTCGACGACCGCGCCGCGATCAAGCCGACGCTGCGCACCGCGACGGGCGCCATCGAGGTGCGCGGCGCCGACGAGCACAACCTTCAGCAGGTCGACGTCGACATCCCGCTCGGAGTGCTGACCGTGGTCACAGGCGTCGCGGGGTCGGGCAAGAGTTCGCTGATCCACGGGTCCGTGTCGGGCCGCGACGGGGTGGTCTCGATCGACCAGGGCGCCATCAGAGGGTCGCGCCGCAGCAACCCGGCGACGTACACCGGGCTGCTCGAGCCGATCCGCAAGGCCTTCGCGAAGGCCAACGGGGTGAAGCCGGCCCTGTTCAGCGCGAACTCCGAGGGCGCGTGCCCGACCTGCAAGGGGTCTGGTGTGATCATCACCGAGCTGGGGTTCATGGACACCATCGAAACGCCCTGCGAGGACTGCGGCGGCAAGCGGTTCCAGGCGGGCGTGCTCGAGTACCGGCTCGGCGGGCTCGACATCACCGAGGTGCTCGATCTGCCGGTGTCCCGGGCGCACGAGTTCTTCGCGTCG
Proteins encoded in this window:
- a CDS encoding winged helix-turn-helix transcriptional regulator, translated to MAEDGTSKSLGTPAGTVCDDDCSAFQWDAREDCEVRQILDRIADKWSLLVIALLDDRTMRFTELKRMIDGVSQRMLTVTLRQLERDGMVRRTVYPVVPPRVDYELTPMGRSLHATVQSLVVWTEAHQDEIAVSRERYDRSTGVEVVPSELVG
- a CDS encoding NfeD family protein, translated to MDVLTQYAWIVWLVLILAFATIEVFTLEMTFLMLALGSVAGLLSGLTGIPWWAQFIIAAVVAVALILLLRPPLLRMLRRGADPARSNVDALIGADGRVVRTVTSIGGQVKLQNGDVWTARLSPITEQADVAVGEQVLVTGIDGATAVVVPVERSTPE
- a CDS encoding MFS transporter produces the protein MIGVTVTTGTRSEPAVTAVGGSPAPPAESRFGGRALGLLAVLCGAAFLEGVDIAMFSVALPVIRAELGLATGELQWVVSAYILGYGGFMLLGGRAADLLGRRRVFLVAMAVFLAFSGLGGMATESWMLLTARAVTGIAAAFMMPAGLSIITTSFEEGHARTRALLIYAGIGAAGFSIGLVAGGLLTMLGWRWVFFAPVLVTAVLLALAIPLVPREPAPADGGRGGRRRVDVAGAVTITAAFLLLITAVEQSTHASPVVTTVIAAASVGLFAAFVAIERRAPEPLIPLGFLRRTPLLRAYLAAASLAAGFIGFQFIVVLYLQEFRGWSALETSVALLVLGIDAVLAPTLTPRLVARFGLWPVILGGLVAAAASFLLFVPVGPDWTYAAMFPSFLALGLAFTFAYGPLTVAATARVDDADQGLSGGLLYTAFQFGAAIGLAATSAVLMAVEGRGAVEASRIALVVPIAASVIGIGVGVVAVGRRARARG
- a CDS encoding TetR/AcrR family transcriptional regulator; the protein is MASSPARPSPAVRILDTANRLFYDEGFRVGIDRVISESKVAKASFYRAYPSKDDLIVAVLRRRHEEWTRWFVRRVDALTTERGRSLVRLADALGEWFARDDFRGSPFTNAMADASLPRTAVEVVHRHDEALRRALLAYLEHVGLEASDEVADQVSLIVEGAIVRAQRADRPDAAAAAARAAASLLARLDRPV
- a CDS encoding SPFH domain-containing protein, which gives rise to MIVAIVVVAIVIFVIVVISRAIRIIPQAYAGVVERLGRYHKTLTPGLNLLVPFIDRLRPLVDMREQVVSFPPQPVITEDNLVVSIDTVVYFQVTDARAATYEIANYLGAVEQLTTTTLRNVVGGLNLEEALTSRDNINGQLRIVLDEATGKWGIRVSRVELKAIDPPHSIQDSMEKQMRAERDRRALILTAEGTKQSAILTAEGQRQAAILQAEGDAKAAVLRAQGEAEAILTVFKAIHEGDPDPKLLGYQYLQMLPQIAEGQSNKLWIIPSELTEALKGIGKAFTPNPERAAGPGAGESGAAGASGVPRA
- a CDS encoding SDR family oxidoreductase produces the protein MSNPLAAGSLSGRVALVTGSSRGIGADTARYLAEAGAAVVVNYRSKAPRADKVVAEITAGGGRAIAVGADLTDPASVAEMFARTESEFGPIDVLVLNASGGMETGMGDDYAMRLNRDAQVNVVEGALGHLAEGARIVFVTSHQAHFIRTTPTMPEYEPVALSKRAGEDALRAKLPELDAAGVEFVVVSGDMIEGTITATLLERANPGAIQERKAEAGRLYNVAEFAAEVALAAVEPVPADHTRYVGDVSGFTPDSLD
- a CDS encoding HdeD family acid-resistance protein, which gives rise to MSSPQSDSFFAAFSLDGEDLSKSTVNTIRATLGIAGVVALIIGILITFWPKNSIVVLTVILGIYFLVAGIAYLGLGIFSRGISGGSRALDIIVGLLFLIAGFIVVFNATSSAVIIGIFLGVFIGIVWIVEGVVALVQSGDAASRGWAIFFGILSVVAGLIVLFSPLWGAVVLFWLAGISLIVLGIVQIIRAFTFGKGKRPAAPPAASAAA
- a CDS encoding VOC family protein, whose product is MDITIQYTFLPHTDPEASLAFYRDTLGFEVRNDVGYEDMRWITVGPAGQPDTSIVLTPPTPDPGTTDDERRTVAEMMAKGTYASIVLATTDVDGAFDRVAATGAEVAQEPIDQPYGVRDCAFRDPAGNMVRIQQPR
- a CDS encoding ATP-binding cassette domain-containing protein gives rise to the protein MTDAPATDAPATDHPADTHDLIRVQGARENNLKDVSVEIPKRRLTVFTGVSGSGKSSLVFDTIAAESRRLIDETYSAFVQGFMPSVPRPDVDVLEGLTTAILVDQERMGANPRSTVGTVTDANAMLRILFSRLGEPYIGGPTAFSFNIPTQKASGVMIGPSGEKKIVQNAIYLGGMCPRCEGRGTVSDLDLSQIVDESKSLDEGAIMVPGYTADGWMVKGFSQSGFYPADKPIAAFTEKQRQLFLYGEVTKVKISGINMTYEGLIPKITKSMLSKDLDALQPHIRAFVERVATFATCPECDGTRLTEGARSSKIDGISIADACRMQVTDLAEWVRSLDRPEAGPLLTALGDNLDAFVTLGLGYLSLERPSGTLSGGEAQRIKMLRHLGSSLTDVTYVFDEPTIGLHPHDIQRMNELLLRLRDKGNTVLVVEHKPEMIAIADHVVDLGPGAGGDGGEITYEGDIAGLRASGTLTGRHLDDRAAIKPTLRTATGAIEVRGADEHNLQQVDVDIPLGVLTVVTGVAGSGKSSLIHGSVSGRDGVVSIDQGAIRGSRRSNPATYTGLLEPIRKAFAKANGVKPALFSANSEGACPTCKGSGVIITELGFMDTIETPCEDCGGKRFQAGVLEYRLGGLDITEVLDLPVSRAHEFFASGEAKLPAAVGILSRLEDAGLGYLTLGQPLSTLSGGERQRIKLAIAMGEQGDVYVLDEPTTGLHLADVENLLNLLDRLVDSGKSVIVIEHHQAVMAHADWIIDLGPGAGHDGGRIVFEGTPADLVAAKSTLTGQHLAEYVGG
- a CDS encoding helix-turn-helix transcriptional regulator; this translates as MGSPDEAQRLRDLALLRRVRDRMDREYAKPLDVDALARGVNMSAGHLSREFKRAYGESPYSYLMTRRIERAMALLRRGDLTVTEVCFEVGCSSLGTFSTRFTELVGVPPSVFRTQPDGIFEGVPSVLAKRAARPVRNREAPTSARK